One genomic region from Nilaparvata lugens isolate BPH chromosome 3, ASM1435652v1, whole genome shotgun sequence encodes:
- the LOC111043291 gene encoding LOW QUALITY PROTEIN: UPF0598 protein CG30010-like (The sequence of the model RefSeq protein was modified relative to this genomic sequence to represent the inferred CDS: inserted 1 base in 1 codon): protein MFLNTLKLYNRTSYFRNLSYIQGQSPEPKIREYFYYIDHQGMLFLDDSKMKNFTSCFKEKKFLEFFFSRLRPNKTGRYEAEFPFVSLCGPERNFVRCDDKPIVFTKLVKTDDNKDILFYAHSDLLRFSFEPAKLCMVPETGRVYHPSPPKTHPIGLVRSKLAIELSQHFRFENGEDKPPTQFEWEGNVYQXDNEWYKNIL, encoded by the exons ATGTTTCTAAACACATTAAAATTGTACAATCGAACTTCATATTTTAGAAATCTTTCATATATTCAGGGACAATCACCGGAGCCAAAAATTCGAGAATACTTTTACTATATTGATCATCAAGGAATG TTGTTCCTTGATGACTCCAAGATGAAGAACTTCACGTCGTGCTTCAAAGAGAAGAAATTCCTCGAGTTCTTCTTCAGCCGACTGAGGCCGAACAAAACCGGTCGCTACGAGGCCGAATTTCCATTTGTGTCGTTGTGTGGACCGGAGCGAAACTTTGTCCGGTGTGATGACAAGCCGATCGTGTTCACAAAACTGGTGAAAACAGACGATAACAAAGACATACTATTCTACGCACATTCGGATCTGTTGAGGTTCTCATTTGAACCGGCCAAACTCTGCATGGTGCCTGAGACCGGTCGGGTCTACCATCCTTCTCCACCGAAAACTCACCCCATTGGTCTGGTCCGTTCCAAGCTAGCCATTGAACTTAGTCAGCATTTTCGATTTGAAAATGGCGAGGACAAACCTCCCACTCAGTTTGAATGGGAGGGCAACGTTTACC CTGATAACGAGTGGTACAAAAATATTCTGTAA
- the LOC111061652 gene encoding UPF0598 protein CG30010 translates to MKNFTSCFKEKKFLEFFFSRLRPNKTGRYEAEFPFVSLCGPERNFVRCDDKPIVFTKLVKTDDNKDILFYAHSDLLRFSFEPAKLCMVPETGRVYHPSPPKTHPIGLVRSKLAIELSQHFRFENGEDKPPTQFEWEGNVYQTDNEWYKNIL, encoded by the coding sequence ATGAAGAACTTCACGTCGTGCTTCAAAGAGAAGAAATTCCTCGAGTTCTTCTTCAGCCGACTGAGGCCGAACAAAACCGGTCGCTACGAGGCCGAATTTCCATTTGTGTCGTTGTGTGGACCGGAGCGAAACTTTGTCCGGTGTGATGACAAGCCGATCGTGTTCACAAAACTGGTGAAAACAGACGATAACAAAGACATACTATTCTACGCACATTCGGATCTGTTGAGGTTCTCATTTGAACCGGCCAAACTCTGCATGGTGCCTGAGACCGGTCGGGTCTACCATCCTTCTCCACCGAAAACTCACCCCATTGGTCTGGTCCGTTCCAAGCTAGCCATTGAACTTAGTCAGCATTTTCGATTTGAAAATGGCGAGGACAAACCTCCCACTCAGTTTGAATGGGAGGGCAACGTTTACCAAACTGATAACGAGTGGTACAAAAATATTCTGTAA